TGAGCCCTTGGGCAACCTGGTGCTCGATATTGGCGGCGGCACAAGCGAGGTGGCCATTATTACCATGGCAGGCATAGCCAATGCGCAGTCTGTGCGTGTGGCGGGTGATGCCATGAACATGGCGGTGCAGCGTTACATGCGCGATGTTTTTCGCATGGAAGTTGGCGACAACACGGCGGAAAATGTCAAAAAAATTCTTGGTTCGGCCATGCCCATGCCCAATGCGCCAGTGCTTGAGGTTTCGGGCAAGGATCTGGTGCGCGGAGCGCCCCGCGTGGTAAAGGTTACAGAGGGGCACGTGCGCGAGGCCCTGCGTGAGCCCGTGCTTGCCATACTGGGCGCGGTAATGCGCGCGCTGGAAAAAACGCCGCCCGAGCTGGCGGCCGATATTTACCGCAACGGCATGCTCATGGCGGGCGGCGGCTCGCTGCTCAAGGGGCTGGACCAGTTTATTGCCCGCGAGACGCGCCTCAAGGTCTTTGTGGACAAAGACCCGCTCACGACCGTGCTGCGCGGCACTGCGCGGGCCATGCTGGACAGGCAGCTGTACCACTCCGTTTTTATCAACTAGCCCTTTGCCCGTATTGTTCTTTTGCCGTCTGGCTGCGTTAAAAGTCTTTTTTGCTGTGGTCGGGTACCGTAAGCCTGCGTTTCCTTCGAAAAAAGGCTTGTCTGCCTTGCCAGAGAACAAAACTACAACATGTTTAGCCAGATGAAATGGTAACTCTTCGGTCACCCCACGGGCGTCTGCCAGCAGGGCGTGTCAATCCATCTTTCAGACCACTGCCCGCTGCGGGGTAACAGCCCTGCGGCATCTGCGCGTTGCGGGCATGCCGTTGCGCGCAAAGGAATAGCCATGTTTTCATCACAGAGCATCTTGCAAGACTGCATGGAAATTGTTCGCCAGAGCGGCGACATCATACGCGAGCACTGGGCCAAGCCCAGCAATGTGCGCCACAAGGGTCGCATTGATCTGGTCACCCAGACCGATCTGGCTGTGGAAGCCTTTTTGAAGGAAAAGCTTGCCGACCTCGTGCCCGGCGCGGTTTTTATGGCCGAGGAAAGCAGCCAGAGCGAGCGCGAGCCCGATGGCCTGTGCTGGATTATCGATCCGGTGGACGGCACGACCAACTTTGTGCACCGCATTCCGCAGGTGGCAACCTCGGTGGCGCTGTGGAACAAGGATCATGTGGAATTTGGCGTGGTCAACATTCCCATGATGAACGAGTGCTTCAGCGCCCAGCGCGGGCAGGGGGCCTTTCTGAACGGCAAGCCCATAGAGGTGAGCAAGGCCGAACCCATGGGCAATGCCCTTGTGGCCACGGGTTTTCCCTACGATTTTACGGGGCGGCTTGAAAGGATACTTGAGCGCCTTGCCATCATGCTGCCCAAGAGCCAGGGCATGCGGCGCATGGGTGCTGCTGCCGTGGATATGGCTTATGTGGCCTGCGGCAGGGTAGACATGTTTTATGAAGAAGGGCTTAAGCCGTGGGATTTTGCCGCTGGCCTGCTGCTGGTGGAAGAAGCGGGCGGCAGGGTAACCAACATGCGCGGCGAGCCCCTGCGTTTTGGCGACGTACTGCTTGCCTCCAACGGGCTGGTGCACGCTGAAGCCGTTGAGCTGCTTGGCCCCACAGACGTATCATAGGGGGCAAATGGCTCGCGGTCAGCGCGGGCGCACGAGCCCTGCCTGCACAACCGTGCGCAAAAAGGGCGACAGCAGCTCGCCAAAGTGCGTGCCGATGCCACGCAGCTCGTCGTAGTCGACCAGCATGTGGCGGTCGGGATCGCGCACCACAGCCGATGCCAGCGATACTGGCATGCGCCCCTCATAAAGTTCAACAAAGGCATTAAAGCTTTCTGGCCCCGGGGCGGAGACACCCAGCGGCAGGATGCGGCCATCATGGCCCCAGTCTTCAAAAAAAAGCTGTTGTGCCCTGCGTTCGCTCGACTGACCGGCCAGCAGGCGGCCAAAGGATGAAATGCCCCAGCCAAGCCCCGGCCTGTGGGTGAGCAGGGCGCGGCCCAGACGGTCGCGCACAAGCAGACCTACCGCCCTGTGGTGCAGGCCCTGCCGCAGTACATCTTCCTTGCGCATGACGCACAGGGGCGTGTTGTTTTTGTCCACAACCTCCAGCAGATCGGGAGTGTTGTTCAATGAAGGATAGAGGCTGATTTCCATGAGAGCTTCCACAGAGCGCGACGAACGCCTCCAGATGCTGGGGCCGCAGCATGCCGCCGCCATGTACGATATTGAGCGCCAGTGTTTTCCCCTGCCCTGGTCAGAAGAGCAGTGCGCGGCTGCCTTTGGGCAAAAGGCGTTTTCAGCCCTTGGGCTGTTCCGCGATGAGGCGCTGATTGGCTATATATCAGTATATCACACGCTCGATGAACTGGAAATACTCAATCTGGCAGTGTTGCCGAACGAGCGGCGGCGCGGCTATGGACGGCGTATTTTGGGCGTGGTCTTGCGCCTTGCGCGTAAAATGGCTATTAGTAAAATCTTGCTTGAAGTAAGGGTGGGCAACAAGCCCGCCATTTGTCTGTATGAAAGTTGCGGCTTCAAGCGGGAGGGCGTTCGCAAAAAGTATTATACCGATACTGGCGAAGACGCTCTTATCTATCTTTGTTCCATCTGATATTTGGGGAAGCCATGCAAAAGATATTTGCCGCCAACTGGAAGATGTATAAAACCCGCGCCCAGGCCAGCCAGGGCGCAGGTGAACTGGCCAGCGGCCTTGGTCAGCTGCCAGCTGGGCACGAAGTTGTTGTTTTTGCGCCTTTCACCAGCATCAGCTGCGTGGCAGACGCCTTTAACGGCAAGCCCGTCCTTTCTGCCGGCGGACAAAACTGCTACCCGGCGGAAGAAGGCGCGTTTACGGGCGAGACCTCGCCCGCCATGCTGCGCGATGCTGGCGCCAGCTGGGTGCTCACCGGGCATTCCGAACGCCGCCACATCATGGGCGAGGACGATGCCCTGGTGGCCCGCAAAACCATTTTTGCCCTTGAACACGGCCTGAATGTGCTGCTGTGCATTGGCGAAACCCTTGATGAGCGTGAGGCCGGAAAACTCAATGCCGTGCTTGAGAAGCAGCTTTCTGCCGTTTTTTCGGCCATGCCCGGGAACCTGCGCGGCGATGCCCTGGTGGGCAGGCTGGCCGTGGGCTACGAACCCGTGTGGGCCATCGGCACGGGCAAGGTTGCCGGGCCGGAAGAAGTGCTTGATGCCCACGCCGTAACGCGGGCACTGCTGCAAAAACTTGTGGGTGAAACCGCAAACCGGCTGCCCATTCTGTATGGCGGCAGCGTGAAGCCAAACAATGCCGCAGGGCTTATGGCCCTTGACAATGTGGATGGCCTTCTGGTAGGTGGAGCGTCTTTAGAAGCAAAAAGCTTCTTACAAATTATCGGGGCCTAACCCCACTTCGGGCGCGCCATCGGGCAGTGGCCGGACGGCGAGGAGGAATTCGTGCAGACTCTCATTCTTACGCTGCATATCATTGTGTGCGTGTTGCTGGTTATTCTTGTGCTGCTTCAGGCGGGCAAGGAAGGCATGGGCGTGATTTTTGGCGGTGGCAACAGCTCTGTTTTCGGTAGCGGCGGCGCGGGCGGCATTCTTGCCAAGCTTACCGCTTTGCTGGCCGTGATCTTTGTCATCACTTCCATCAGCTACACCATGGTGACCAGCTCGCGTCCTTCCAGTCAGTCTACGATTCTTGACGTCAAGATTGAAGAGCCTGCTGCTCCCCGGCCCGCAGCCCCCGCCGTTAAGCCCGGCGCGGATGCAACCCAGGCCCCTGTGGCGGCTCCTGCCGCCCCTGCCGAGCAGAAAGCCACGGCGCCTGCGGCCCAATAACCGCAGCACTCGTTTACTGTCAAAGCCGCGGCCTGTGCTGCGGCTTTTTTTATTAGCTTAACCGAAGGGTGGGGCTGTGATGTCTGATGCAGACGCTTTTGGTGCAAATCCGTTCCGCACACTCAATACCAAGCAGTTTCCTGAAAAGCAGAAACAGGGCGGCACACAGCGCAAGCCAGTGCACCAGGGCCATGGCAAGCGCGTGATTGCCGCGTCTGCCGCTGTGCAGAATGTTGAGGTTTCGGATGAAGACAGCGAGCTGTTCTTGAACGCTGTCAGCAGTGTTAAGCCCACCAAGGGGGCAGGTTCCAAGAAATCTGGCGCTTCCAAGGGGTTTTCGATCGAAGAGCACGGGGCGTTGACCAGCATGGCTGACGCCCTGGGAGAAGAACGCGGCAAGGGCAAAACGGGCGCGGCCGGTAAGGGCAAGGCTGGCTCTGCTGCATCCGGCGCTGCCCCATCAAATGCATCCCCCAGCGCGCCACAGGCCAAGCAGGTCAGGGATGTCAAAAAAGCCCAGTCCGCAGCCTCCACACCGGAGGAGTATTTTGCCGCCCAGAGCGATCTGGACGATGAAACTGCCGCCTTTTTGACCGCCATGGGTTCTGTTAGCCCGCTTACGGGCAGTGGACGCGATGTGGCCCCCGAACCAGCGACAGCCACACCGCCGCCTCACGCCGATACGAGCCTGCAGGACTTTTTGGACGGCAAGCTTGAGTTTGCCCTGAGCTTTACGGACGAATACCTTGAAGGCCATGTTGTGGGCCTTGACCAGATGATTCTCAACAAGCTGCGCGCAGGTGGGCTGAGCCCGGAGGCACACCTTGACCTGCACGGCCTCAACGCCATGCAGGCCTTTGAGGCGCTGCGCGGCTTTTTCAAGGGCAGCTGGTACAAGGGCCTGCGTACGGTACTGGTGGTGCCGGGGCGTGGCCGCAATTCGCCAGACGGTTTTGGCATTCTGCGCGAAAAGCTGCAAAGCTGGCTGACGCAGGACCCCTTCAAGCGGGTGGTGCTGGCTTTTTGCACTGCCCAGCCGCACGACGGCGGCCCCGGCAGCGTGTATGTGCTGCTGCGCAAATACCGCAAGAAAGGCCGCATTTACTGGGAAAGAATGCCAGCGGATTCTGACCTGTATTAGCATCTGAAAATGAGAATGGCCGGGGTTTCCCGGCCATTTTGCTTTTATGGGTGGCGAAGGTTTTTGTCGCTCTCAGCCCGCCTTGCGCGTAATGAATGAAAGTCTGTCCAGCAGGCGGTCGTAGTAGGGATCGTCCTGCTCCAGATGTAAGGGGCGTTGAAAGCGCATCTTGGCCTGCGTAACCATAAAGCGCACCCTTTGCATCTGGCGCACGCGCTCCTGCTCGTCCTCGCAGTGCTCAAGCAGGTCAACCAGCCGGTTGATCTCCTTGCGTTCTTCAAGCTCTGGGGGCAGGCAGCCCGCATTGCGCAAAATTTTGTAGGCCATGCGCATGTCTTCCGGCACGTGGCTCAGATCTTCAAGTTCCATCGGTTTGCCAGCACCAGGCAGATTGTCAAATAGTCCCTTCGACTGGGCTTCCTCAATGCGGCGTTCTGCCACCAGCTGGATCACAGACCAGGGATTAGCTTCACTCATGGCTGTTCTTATCCTGAAGTTCATCGGCTGGCTGCTGCGGCTCGGCTTCGGGGTTGTCGCTCCACAGTTTTTTCCATTCCATGAGCAGACGTAGCGCGTCCAGCGGGCTGAGTTCGTCGGGATTGAGATCGCGCAGCAGCAGAATAAGCGGATGCTCGGTACGCGGCGGCACAGCGGCGATTTCTGGCAGCTCTGGCTCTTTTTTGACTGGTTCCGGCAGGTTCAGCCCAGGCAGCGAAACCGCAGAAACCACAGTTTTGCGCGCGTTCTCACGCCCACGTTCCAGCCCCTGCAAAATGGCCCGTGCCCGCTGCACCACAGGGCCGGGAACCCCGGCAAGGCGGGCTACCTCCACACCGTAGCTGCGGTCAGAGGGGCCGGGAACCAGCTTGTGCAAAAAGAGGATGTCGTTGTTGTACTCGCGTATGGCGATGTTCATGGTAAACACGCCAGCGATGCGGGCTTCAAGCGCGGTGAGTTCGTGATAGTGGGTAGCAAAGAGGGTACGCAGCTCACCGCCCGCCCTTTTCGCAAGGTCTTCCACCACGGCCCAGGCAAGGGCCACACCGTCGTAGGTGCTGGTGCCGCGGCCAATCTCGTCGAGAATCACAAGGCTTCTGCGGGTTGCCTGACGCAGAATGCGGGCCGTTTCCATCATTTCGACCATAAAGGTACTCTGACCCTGTGCAAGGTTGTCAGAGGCCCCCACGCGCGAAAAAAGACGGTCTACAAGCCCAAGGCGGGCGGCGCTGGCCGGAACCATGGAACCCATCTGCGCCAGCAGGCAGATTATGGCCACCTGTCGCAGCACGGTTGATTTACCGGCCATGTTGGGGCCGGTGAGCAGGCACAGGCGACGCCCGGCATCAAGCCTGAAATCGTTGGGTACAAAGTTGGCCCGTCCCAGCATGGCCTCCACCACCGGGTGGCGTCCCTCGCGGATGTCGAGGTTGGCCTCCTGATCAAGTTCGGGCCTGCACCAGTTGTTGGTGCGGCCTACCTGAGCCAGGCTTTGCCAATAATCAAGCTGGGCCACCATGTCAGCTGCGTGCACGATACGCTCACGCTGGCTGGCCATGTGACTGCGCAGCTCCTGAAACAGCGTGTATTCAAGGCTTTTGCGTTTGTCAGAGGCCGACAGCAGCTCTTCTTCCAGTTCCTTGAGCTCCACAGTGGTAAAGCGCTCTGCATTGGCAAGGCTCTGCCTGCGGATAAAATGGAAAGGAATGGGCCCGCTGTGGGCCGCGCGTGTCACCTCATAATAATAGCCAAATACCCGGTTAAAGCCCAGTTTGAGCTTGCTGATGCCCGTTTTTGCCTGTTCGTCTGCCAGCATGGCCTGCAGTTTTTGCTCGCCGTGTTCGGCAAGGTCGAGCAGGCGGTCAAGCTCGGCATTGAAGCCGTTTTTGAACAGGCCGCCATCGGTGATGACCGCGGGTGGGCTGTCCACAAGGGCGCTTTGCAAAAGGGCCGCGCAGTCGTCCATGTTGTCCCAGGATTTGAGCACATCGGTGATGCTCCTGGGCATGGCAGGAGCGGAAGCCGAAGCGTCGGGCACGGCATCGGGCGCACTCAGGGCGTTAAAAACATCGGGCAGAGCTGCCAGACTGTTGCGCAGGGCGATAAAATCTCGCGGTGCGCCCTGGTTCAGGCTGATGCGGGTAGAGAGGCGCTCAAGGTCATAGACGTTTTTGAGAGCTTCGCGCAGGGCGGTGCGGCGGGCGTCATCGGCGTAAAAATACGCCACTGCATCCTGTATGCGCGTGATGGGGCCAAGCTCGCGCCAGGGGTGGCGCAGCATGTCTTCGAGCAGCCTGCCGCCCATGGGGGTCATGGTGTCGTCCAGCGCGTGGCGCAGGGTTCCCTTGCCCTTGCGGCCATTGAGACGGGCAAAAATTTCAAGGTTGCGCTCGGTCACGTCGTCAATGATCAGGCGGCGGCCCAGATCAAGCGGAGCAAAAGGCATGAGGTGATCGGGGTTGCGCATCTGGGTCTGACTCAGGTAGGCCAGCAGCGCGCCGCAGGCCCGCATGAGCTCTGGTTTGCCCTCAAGTCCCAGCGCTCCAGCCTCACGCACACCCTGAGCCGCCACAACGCGCTCTGTGGCGCGTTTGAGCTCAAACTGGTGTGCTGGCATACGCACAAGCCTTATGCCTTCCAGAATGCAGCGCTGTGGCAGTTCTGTACC
The Desulfovibrio sp. DNA segment above includes these coding regions:
- a CDS encoding rod shape-determining protein, producing the protein MMLRRFFRFLSKDIAMDLGTANTLLYTRAHGIVINEPSVVAIDTHKNSVLAVGASAKEYLGRTPQRIKAVRPMKDGVIADFDITREMISYFVRKAITGMRLVKPSMVICIPTGITQVEKRAVIDSAIMAGAADVAMVEEPMAAAIGADLPIHEPLGNLVLDIGGGTSEVAIITMAGIANAQSVRVAGDAMNMAVQRYMRDVFRMEVGDNTAENVKKILGSAMPMPNAPVLEVSGKDLVRGAPRVVKVTEGHVREALREPVLAILGAVMRALEKTPPELAADIYRNGMLMAGGGSLLKGLDQFIARETRLKVFVDKDPLTTVLRGTARAMLDRQLYHSVFIN
- a CDS encoding inositol monophosphatase family protein; this encodes MFSSQSILQDCMEIVRQSGDIIREHWAKPSNVRHKGRIDLVTQTDLAVEAFLKEKLADLVPGAVFMAEESSQSEREPDGLCWIIDPVDGTTNFVHRIPQVATSVALWNKDHVEFGVVNIPMMNECFSAQRGQGAFLNGKPIEVSKAEPMGNALVATGFPYDFTGRLERILERLAIMLPKSQGMRRMGAAAVDMAYVACGRVDMFYEEGLKPWDFAAGLLLVEEAGGRVTNMRGEPLRFGDVLLASNGLVHAEAVELLGPTDVS
- a CDS encoding NUDIX hydrolase, whose amino-acid sequence is MEISLYPSLNNTPDLLEVVDKNNTPLCVMRKEDVLRQGLHHRAVGLLVRDRLGRALLTHRPGLGWGISSFGRLLAGQSSERRAQQLFFEDWGHDGRILPLGVSAPGPESFNAFVELYEGRMPVSLASAVVRDPDRHMLVDYDELRGIGTHFGELLSPFLRTVVQAGLVRPR
- the rimI gene encoding ribosomal protein S18-alanine N-acetyltransferase — encoded protein: MRASTERDERLQMLGPQHAAAMYDIERQCFPLPWSEEQCAAAFGQKAFSALGLFRDEALIGYISVYHTLDELEILNLAVLPNERRRGYGRRILGVVLRLARKMAISKILLEVRVGNKPAICLYESCGFKREGVRKKYYTDTGEDALIYLCSI
- the tpiA gene encoding triose-phosphate isomerase → MQKIFAANWKMYKTRAQASQGAGELASGLGQLPAGHEVVVFAPFTSISCVADAFNGKPVLSAGGQNCYPAEEGAFTGETSPAMLRDAGASWVLTGHSERRHIMGEDDALVARKTIFALEHGLNVLLCIGETLDEREAGKLNAVLEKQLSAVFSAMPGNLRGDALVGRLAVGYEPVWAIGTGKVAGPEEVLDAHAVTRALLQKLVGETANRLPILYGGSVKPNNAAGLMALDNVDGLLVGGASLEAKSFLQIIGA
- the secG gene encoding preprotein translocase subunit SecG, whose product is MQTLILTLHIIVCVLLVILVLLQAGKEGMGVIFGGGNSSVFGSGGAGGILAKLTALLAVIFVITSISYTMVTSSRPSSQSTILDVKIEEPAAPRPAAPAVKPGADATQAPVAAPAAPAEQKATAPAAQ
- a CDS encoding Smr/MutS family protein, with the translated sequence MSDADAFGANPFRTLNTKQFPEKQKQGGTQRKPVHQGHGKRVIAASAAVQNVEVSDEDSELFLNAVSSVKPTKGAGSKKSGASKGFSIEEHGALTSMADALGEERGKGKTGAAGKGKAGSAASGAAPSNASPSAPQAKQVRDVKKAQSAASTPEEYFAAQSDLDDETAAFLTAMGSVSPLTGSGRDVAPEPATATPPPHADTSLQDFLDGKLEFALSFTDEYLEGHVVGLDQMILNKLRAGGLSPEAHLDLHGLNAMQAFEALRGFFKGSWYKGLRTVLVVPGRGRNSPDGFGILREKLQSWLTQDPFKRVVLAFCTAQPHDGGPGSVYVLLRKYRKKGRIYWERMPADSDLY
- a CDS encoding DnaJ family domain-containing protein, whose translation is MSEANPWSVIQLVAERRIEEAQSKGLFDNLPGAGKPMELEDLSHVPEDMRMAYKILRNAGCLPPELEERKEINRLVDLLEHCEDEQERVRQMQRVRFMVTQAKMRFQRPLHLEQDDPYYDRLLDRLSFITRKAG
- the mutS gene encoding DNA mismatch repair protein MutS, yielding MSEAPVKLTPMFEQYMRIKAEHPDALLFYRMGDFYELFLDDAKVAARELQIALTSRSKDTENPIPMCGVPWHAVEGYVAQLIDKGYHVAICDQTEDPKAAKGLVKRAVTRVITPGTVLEDANLASKSHNFLAALCSSATGGAGGLAWADISTGQWSGVEFKREAELWQWAQKLAPRELLVPEGTELPQRCILEGIRLVRMPAHQFELKRATERVVAAQGVREAGALGLEGKPELMRACGALLAYLSQTQMRNPDHLMPFAPLDLGRRLIIDDVTERNLEIFARLNGRKGKGTLRHALDDTMTPMGGRLLEDMLRHPWRELGPITRIQDAVAYFYADDARRTALREALKNVYDLERLSTRISLNQGAPRDFIALRNSLAALPDVFNALSAPDAVPDASASAPAMPRSITDVLKSWDNMDDCAALLQSALVDSPPAVITDGGLFKNGFNAELDRLLDLAEHGEQKLQAMLADEQAKTGISKLKLGFNRVFGYYYEVTRAAHSGPIPFHFIRRQSLANAERFTTVELKELEEELLSASDKRKSLEYTLFQELRSHMASQRERIVHAADMVAQLDYWQSLAQVGRTNNWCRPELDQEANLDIREGRHPVVEAMLGRANFVPNDFRLDAGRRLCLLTGPNMAGKSTVLRQVAIICLLAQMGSMVPASAARLGLVDRLFSRVGASDNLAQGQSTFMVEMMETARILRQATRRSLVILDEIGRGTSTYDGVALAWAVVEDLAKRAGGELRTLFATHYHELTALEARIAGVFTMNIAIREYNNDILFLHKLVPGPSDRSYGVEVARLAGVPGPVVQRARAILQGLERGRENARKTVVSAVSLPGLNLPEPVKKEPELPEIAAVPPRTEHPLILLLRDLNPDELSPLDALRLLMEWKKLWSDNPEAEPQQPADELQDKNSHE